TgttttctgtgtttttttttctaatttttcaattttcatactTTGTTTTCCGTTCtctattttctgtttagaaaacttgtttactaatacttattttttcaaatttatttttttagattaatgttataaaattaacataagtttaatttcgagtgtaATTTTTAGACattatatttcaaatattttaaaatgtatttggtttaaatagaataaatataatttttactttttagtccaatatatgtaaacaaatttacatttgatatccgaacgaaatttatttttgtatataacataactagaAATATATCGgaactaataacctattaagttcacataaaatttattttagataatattaatatttcttgagctaatatttaaaatatttttggatatattcatttgagtgacatgtatataatatataatttttattttgaattctaatataataatatatgtgaaatttcgatatctGATATCTGGATcaaacttgtatccgatataacataattaaaaatattcggaccaataatcaattgagttcaatcaaaatataaaacgtggtatagatttcaatttttaattttgataatgtgaatgatgtataattttaagcataagcaCATAAGTTATATtcaaataagtaatgcaagtagaaaagataaaagatgataagtaaaagaagatgataatgaatgtaatcatagtaattaATAAAGATGTAAATAGATAAttgtgagaatgtggttatagtgacatataatCTAATAAATGATagatgattatgttttctatttagaaaacagtttttaatagtgttctagttttctagaaaattgaaaaattgtttcctgttttcaaaatagaaaactgTGCTTGtaaagatgttttttttttttttttttatgttcttcAATTTTCCAAAGTTCTAGAAAACTAAAGAAAATTTTCACTTCGTAAACGGGCCCAAAATCCTCCTActtcattttcccgcccaaaatttggtagtcaattaattaaatattttattagtcaaataattaataaaacttatttggtaagaaaatgtaaaatggaaattaactaatatctattaatttgtaatattgtttctatattcacgtattaacgtaataacataataccgtgtagagaaaacatattaattaggtaataacataatagcataattggtaatattatatatggtattctataatataacttcctaattagtaatattattgtttgcaaattatgtgaataataattgattaactatattcataaatactaatatttaatataaaataataataatttagtataTACGAATTGGTATTcttgttaaagaaaaataatgagtTTGCAcaatgaacaataaataatacaagtaaAATGCATTTAAAAAGTGTAAATACAATGGGATAGAGGGTGTAATAATAAGTACATTAAATGACATAACTTTGTTTTTTTGGTAATGAAACAgaacaataaatatagaatatatccattcttttttctttttttttttgaaaatgaatatatccattcttaaatggtgtctattaaaaatatcaataaataaaataggataaggaatgaaaatctattttgaagaaatatatttaatctgtactatatataaaagtaaaattctcctaTTTCATTTCCCACCCAAACTTTTGTGGGTTTTTaagtagtttttatttttaatttttttggaggATTTTTCACGGGATgcggtaaaaataaaataaaataaaaataaaagattgggAATACTCACATGGATCTCTGAATGAAAGTTCCAATTTTTACGATCCTCGATAGGACCGTAACAGATAAGAAATCTTTCGAGTAGGTTTTGACTCCTAACCGTATTTGAGTCATGAAAAATTCCAATTTCATACTTCGAGCTTGTGAATGCTCCaaaaagaaataagaataaCATGAGCAATATATTTCTCTCTATTTTGTTCCCATAATACACATACTAATGAACCCCTTGACCAGTTGAGATGTCCATGCAGGCTTATACATAATTtacttatactaatatttagtCAATTATCTTCTATTTCCATATGATTCATTTCTTATAGGCCCTCCGTCAATTAAACCACcaattatttctttctttttatacCTATCATATAGCTTCAGAGTCaaacaacaatttttaatacttaggccctgtttggtaaataataagccaattttggcttatttgatcactattagttgtttggttaataagttttttgtaactctaaaatactaaatttcaaaaggctacccaaagcagccttttcaattagccttttgagaaaagaaattataccaaatagctatcagctaacaaccaatttatcaaacaactttttacaatcagctaatattatcaacaaatcataccttctaacccaaacagccaacccaatcagccaacagccatttaccaaacagggacttaatgttttattttttgcctTGGCAGTTTATCAGGGCCAaaccatttttataattttatattttgttctaGTATTTTAGTTCTTGTCAAATTCTTGAGGGAATCACAAGCATCGTCATACAAATTGAGGAGCGTAATCCACATGAGAAAATATTGCATGTTTCAACAGGATAAGGAATAATGTTATTCTTATTACAAACGCTACTTAAAATCTAGGACAAAGACTTGGAATccataataacaaaattattaaacgATTGTTGAAAATTAAACCTAAATTACCCCATaacaagtaaaaaatataatacatcatTAAGTAACAAGAACATATAATCTTCTAATGGTGTAATCCATAGAGAGCAGATGGCAAGCGAGGCGTAATGACTACTTCCAATGGATTAGCTCTTGGCATTGTAATGCCTAAACCTTCACTCATATCCAATGCCTCATTTGAAGGTGTGTTGAAATTGAAGCCTTGAACCAAACGGGCAACTGCAAGATGTGTTATTTGTGTTGCATATAACATTCCGGGACATGATCGTCGCCCAAAACCAAATGGAACAAATTGAAACTGTCGATTATGAGCACCGCTGTCTTCTGGGTTTGTCAAGAACCTTTCTGGTGAGAACTTTTCGGGGTCCGGCCAGACTTGGGGATCGCGATGTAGCTTCCACACGTTCACATACAATTGTGTGCCCTTTGGAATGTGATAGCCCCCTATGGTACAATCTTCTATTGCTTCATGTGGTACTAAGAAAGGTGCTGGTGGGTACAGTCGTAATGTTTCTTTAACTACAGCGTGGAGATATGGCAAATTTTTTATATCAGAATCTTCTACCCACCTTTCTCTGCCGACATTGGCATCTATCTCTTCTTGAAGGCGCTCTAGTGCTTCTCTATTTTTTAGCAACAAGGATAGGATCCATATGAAGTGGACAGAAAACGTTTCACTACCATCTTGTAACATACTCTATAGAATAAGATAACAACAAACAAATGTTAATACAGACTTAGCTATCTAAGTCATATATATGAGTTTCCAAGCAGATGTAATTAACAAATCAAAAACTCAAGAAAACATACCAACACCGTTGCCTTGATAATTGTGTCACGCGTATAAGTTTGACCTTCCAAAAATTGATCATCAATCATCGAAAGCATAACATCGATGAACCCTTGGTCTTCATTTTTCCCATTCTCCCTCTTCCTAGCATCTACCCAATCTTGCAGAATGGCATCCAAGGCCTTTGCAACTCTTTTCATGGTCTTGACATGGCCTTCATAGTCTAACCACCTAAACAACCAAAGTGGAAATATTGTATCCCCTGATACAACTTCTCCCCACAAAAACATAACCTCTTTGAACACCTTTTTCATACATTCTGCCTCTTGGTCTACCAGTCCATCACTCCTGTACTCGTACCTCCTTCCTGCCACTACCTTCACTATCAAGTTTAAGGTTAAATGTTCAAACCATTGGCTCatgtttattactttatttttggAGGGATTAATGTTGCTACCAACAGAAATACTACAAGTAGTGTAGAGTTCTTTGATGTTAGCCTGCAGCTCTGTCACCCAAACATGTTTCAATTTCTCCAATCTTCTATTAGAGAGCAGTTCCACGACGACTAACTTTCTTATCTTCCGCCAGTATGAATTATAAGTTGAGAAACTAAATACTGCATAATCATACCCAAGGTATTTGCCTGCCCATTTTAATAAGTCAAGATGAAACCATTAGGGTACGGTGTATTTGGTACAAACATTGAAATCAGAATGGTAATGACCTGATTCAAATAGAATGGATCACTCTGTTCAGTAGTAAATAGGAattagaatcaaaataaataaatacatagttaatttattaaaataaaataaataaatatataaaaatatataatacagatatatacacatgcatatatttgtatatatatatattaaaattacatatttaatgCATGGATAATGaccctttttcatttttttttcttatttttgattccattgttcaaaagtaaAGAAGTAGagtaatgagttttgtaattactgatttgatttcaataataaaataacaaaagtaGACAAATAAACACCGTAATAGATATCAAAACCTGTAGTATGGTGTAAAAGTTTACATCAAACACCACCTTAGATTTTACAAATTGAAACGCATTGTAAAACaggaaattattatatataggcCACCATAAAAATTCCTCTTATTCAATAAATTGAGAGGTTTTTACAATTTTTAGCTGTCTTTAATTCAAATTAGAGAGGTCCATTGAGTTTTAATATTACGAATGTaggttttttcttttgaaagtgaatataataaatatatttagaataatagaaattaataattttattgcaTTATTTACTTCTTCTAATTTCATGGTCACTAATAAATCACTATCACACCATCACAATCAAGTGGGATCACAATACACAAGTCAACAATTTTCTCAATTATATGATCATTATATTCAACACCATTTTGCATGtgagtttttttatttgaaaaatcaaatcaacttttatacaatttttttaatgataaggCCAGGATTTATACTGTTTAAATTATTGTTAACAAATACTTTTTTTGGTCActgtataaattaattaagtattaatttcagttgattaattttattgttataatagttcttcaattttttaaCAAGGtggcaaattaaaattaaaggaaTTATATATGATTGTATTTACCTGCACAGGTAGTTGGCCTTGTAGCCAAGAGCTTGTCGTTGGTGGCGAAACAATCCTTAACGGCTTCCCAACTGCTAACCACCAAGGCGCGTGGCATGCCGAGACGGATCATGAATACCGACCCGTGTTTTTCGGCCAACGCGCTCAGAGTCTTAACCAGGGGAACAGGGGCGCGTAGGAGGTGGAGGTGGCCCACGATTGGCCAAGCGCCACCGGCCTCCGGCGCCGATCTGCTGCTCTTTCTTGCCCTTCGCCATGAAAGGCTGACCAGCAACACCGCtgcaagggcaaaaatggaagacaaatatgtaataatatccATCACACCACACTCAGACTCAGTCACTCACTTTTGCTGGTcgtatatatatggtatgagctACTAGAGACCTTATGTCAATATATATGAGAAATAGCCAATCAGCAAATGCACCAATTTTTATTACCATTGCATGAACCCAAGAGTCCATCTTGTGTTGtaaatcttaattaaaaaattatgtgtccataattaatatattacgtGTCTTGTAATTagagacacataatatattaaccgaatgtgtgtatatatatatatatatatatatatatatctttaatttatttacaaacagataatatgttaattaactGTACGTATTGTCTTTGTTGTGCAAAAGCCAATAAAGGATTAAAGTCCAACAATTGGtaactataaaaataattggACTGGAGCCGATGAAGGACCAAGTTCACCATATATATTATCTCCGGAAAATAtgatagtataaaaaaaatcaagttgtGAATTCGCAATTTAGCTAGtaatgttaaaaaattaaaataataataataataataaattatacgtGTATACTTGTAACTTTTAATGTAATGATAAACGCTTATTCCTAACAGTACATACATAATTTAAACTCTGTATCATTTTGGATCAGAATCTAccatataagttttttttttttttttagaatctaCCATATAAGTTAACTATGATGCATGGCATAATTTCGCCAAATGTGCAAAGTAACATCATGAAAATGATGTGTCGCAAGTTGGACGCTTACTACTCACGCTTAAGCTACTAGGTGGAAGAAAGATACGTAGTAGACTTTTCGACATGGTCGAGGTGACCTGACAACAAAGGATAAGCATCTATCctttaatataagaaaatatatatactgccTAGAAACCTGTGGAGAAAATAATGCCAGTAGTTATACCGTGGATcatgggtcatggctgatactgcagttgtgttgaactgatactgcagttgaattgaacggatactgtagttgtgt
This region of Ipomoea triloba cultivar NCNSP0323 chromosome 15, ASM357664v1 genomic DNA includes:
- the LOC116006325 gene encoding cytochrome P450 CYP82D47-like; translation: MDIITYLSSIFALAAVLLVSLSWRRARKSSRSAPEAGGAWPIVGHLHLLRAPVPLVKTLSALAEKHGSVFMIRLGMPRALVVSSWEAVKDCFATNDKLLATRPTTCAGKYLGYDYAVFSFSTYNSYWRKIRKLVVVELLSNRRLEKLKHVWVTELQANIKELYTTCSISVGSNINPSKNKVINMSQWFEHLTLNLIVKVVAGRRYEYRSDGLVDQEAECMKKVFKEVMFLWGEVVSGDTIFPLWLFRWLDYEGHVKTMKRVAKALDAILQDWVDARKRENGKNEDQGFIDVMLSMIDDQFLEGQTYTRDTIIKATVLSMLQDGSETFSVHFIWILSLLLKNREALERLQEEIDANVGRERWVEDSDIKNLPYLHAVVKETLRLYPPAPFLVPHEAIEDCTIGGYHIPKGTQLYVNVWKLHRDPQVWPDPEKFSPERFLTNPEDSGAHNRQFQFVPFGFGRRSCPGMLYATQITHLAVARLVQGFNFNTPSNEALDMSEGLGITMPRANPLEVVITPRLPSALYGLHH